In Chroicocephalus ridibundus chromosome 2, bChrRid1.1, whole genome shotgun sequence, the DNA window TTCAGATGTGTTTTCTGGACATATTCGTAAGTTGGAAAAAACAAGCACTCCATAAGCACGTGGCAAGTGCGTATTTGTACTGTCATATCAGAGAGGCTAAATCATGAAGGTACCAGTGTATTACTACTAGTAACCTTAAAGCATAGATCCAAAGGCTAATCTTGTTTTACTTACTGGGGAACATTTTCATGACATCATTTTGTTCTCTTAGGTATTATTTTGTTCTGTCAGATGCTATTTAAGAAGCTTGACTGTATTTCTGACAGTTCGGAATagatttcccttttcctgtttctccCCATATCACTAGGTATTTCGTATACCAatttttacatttacaaataAGATGCACAACCCAGCATTACAGTAATCTAGGAAATTAATAGTAGATACAGTTTTTCTAACACTTCATCGCACATAATTTTCTATGGTCACCTTCTAGTCTCTTCACGGCTTACTCTTATTTACCTCTTGCCATTTTGCAGGAGAATGTGTAGTTTACTCCTATCCACAGACAAAAGCTTGGGGTCCACTAGAGCTTCCAGTGTCTCAAGGATCTGAGGCTGCAAAGTGTTAAGTCTCCCCTGCAGTTTGCTGATCTAGATAACAACATGATCCTTCATAAGAATTAAAGCAATCCCTTTACAATGACTTGGGCAACTCACTCCTGCCTCTGAACACAGATTCACAGTAATAGGCAGTTAACACAATCTGCTTTCCAATACCCAGGAGATACTTGCTATAGGGACATCACTTACAATATTAAGCCActgcaaaatacagtattttataaacGTGATTTGCACTGAACTGAAACCCAGTGCCAACCACACCAAACACTCTTTGTCTAGAAATGTCATATTACCAAGCATAGATTTTTAAGCATAGCTCGAAATCATTATTTGACTCCTGCCCAAGAGGACAAAAACCTCAGATCTTTTGTGTGACTTCCATTTCAGCTACAGTATGTCTCTAGAAAAGCACTCTGACTTGTTTTTTAATTGTCCAAATGATGGTGAAGCCATCACATCCAATTAGCACTTTCTTGGGAAGGGAATGGGAACACAAATacaacaaaaccataaaaactaAAGGAACGAAAATGAAACCCAAAAAAGAGCTCCTACAGTAAAAGCAGAATACATATACAAATGTGTATGCATAAATATTAACAGAAGAACAAAATCATACTGTCCTTTCTATGAAGCAACAACttccaaaacaatttaaatatgaGGTAACTCACCCGGTACTGCAGGATTGCTTCTATGGCTCGGAATTCAAAGGGCAGGGAATATGTAACTAGTTGACCTTCCCCAGCCAGCTGAGATGCTAGTTCATTGAAGAGCCAATGTTCCAGATTTAAATTACGATAATCTAGTATCAGAAGAAACTCTGGTGTTATGACAGCCTTCAAGAACTGAAAAAGACAGTACATGTAGGagtcgggaaaaaaaaaaactctctgAAGATTTCTCACAAATCTATAGTGCATTTGATAATTTAGGCTTCAGTAAAGCCCCTCTTCAAATgtcttttcaggcaggaaaataaCAGAATCTCATGCTAACTGCAAACTCGTGGCTTGCCCATGGTTCAGACACAGCACTGTGCTAGTGGTGGTATGACTGAGAGGAGGCTCCTTGTAAGATTATACTTCTATAACAATGTTAGTAATGTTTCTCCTGCGCTCAACTAGGAAAACCGTAATGAATATGTACTGTTGGTAAACGCATACCTCTAACTGCTAGGTAGAGCTCCAAAGATACGTTTACTGCCAGACTGCATGTCACAGAGAGCTGGTATTAAAAGAACCGTGCGAGAAAATGCAAGTGCAAGGCTAAGACACGGATCAAGTTTACACTCAGCTATAGGGAAGCCATTACCTCCATTCTCATGATGATCCTGTTGTTCCTAGTTGCAATGCTCATTAGGTGTTGAAATCTTAGATCTCGAGCTTGAAGACCCAATTCCTGGtacaattctgttttcttcttttctatcataaaagtatttttagataAAGGCATTTAAGGGACAAGCATATATGCTGTGAAATTACGTTTTAGTGTGTCTCTAAGTCccgcaaaagaaaaaaagaagctgtgctatctttaaaacagttttctcCTATTGATTCCtcaatgcaatttattttctatgAAGTTTAGAAGACTGTATcttcagtggaaagagaaaaaaactagaTATAAGTGAAAAAGTTGGCCATGACAATTAATTTCACATCAGAAACCAAGTGACTCGTTTGAAAAGCACATATAATCCTACAAGAAGCGAAAGGCAGTGAAAGTAGCATGCTGGTCGAAAGggaaaagacaaagtaaaaatgaCCTTCCTGTGAGAGACGGTATAAGTTACgtttaaaatattacttaaaaatatacaaaaattgtAACAATAAAGATGCTATGAAGAccaacagaaagcagcaaaacagaggaAACATTGCAACATCCCCAAGAAACACAGTAAAGTATCCCAAATATAATTTTCTACCCCATGTAGATTCCCAATTGGACAACTGGATAATTGTCCCGTTTGGACAAGGGAAaaagacaaacacacacagccaaccaaccaatcaaaaacacaatgaaaactcACCAAAAAAAGTAGCGTTTCCTTCTTTGTCAAGCTTCATCtaaaggagtggaaaaaaaaccatttttttgACAGAACTTCTATACAACAAGTAATCAGTTTCTAAAATCGTTTGCACTTGCCTAGAAGTCAAATGGAAGATACATTATGAAGAAAAATCAACCTTTTATGCCCTCTTTTCATAGTTCATGCCAGTTAAGAAAACTATTGCACCAAATTACCAtatatttcactgtttttgtatacacaccaaacaaaaccagtgtCATCTGCATGACCATGTTGCTACATAAACCTTGGGAAGGAGGTGATCTACAGAGGATCAGACTTAGGATAGAACAGCATAGACTAtgtcagctggaagggacctacaatgatcatctcgTCCAATTGCcagaccaattcagggctgaccaaaagtcaaggcatgttattaagggcgttgtccaaatgcctcttcaaCACTGACCAGCacggggcatcgaccacctctccaggaagcctgttccagggtttgaccgccctcttggtaaagaaatgcttcctcgtGCCAGGTCTAAACCTTCCCTGAGgaatgcagctttgaaccattcccacgtgtcctatcactggataccaggcaGAAGAGATCAGCAGGGCATCTTACATTTTGGATTACAAATTTTGCTATTTCCTCTAGAGCAATCTgaaaaatttacaaataaaatttaaaaagtaaagaatacCACAAATTGGGTAGTTAGGCCATGTGCCCATGTCAACTATTGCATTAACATACTATTCAGCTAGTAACCTCCATCTAAATCCTTCTTTCTTAGCACCTGTCATTCAGATTATCATTTAACACATCTCCTAGTAAAATGATTTTATTGGAAAAACTGCAATGTCTGTTttaatgagaaagtttgctgttTTGTTCATAAACCATAGCTTAATTCCATATTAgtggctttaaaaataactttctgtgaATTAAACATACCTAAGCATACATTCCAGTAGATCTGCAACAAGGGTTACACGGCCACAAGGACCTGGCTGCATGCACCTTGTTGCAGAAtgactgcttttctttctcaataaGGAGGCCTTACGTTCCCTCACGTGCACTAATAATGTCAATCAAGCAAATggctttcagaataatttttaaaaggaatacaTAGAGagcttgtttttccccaaatccTACGTTTGCTTAGAACTGCAGCTACCAAGACACAGGAATAATATTTCTAAAAGGCACTGTCAAGCTTTGACAAGCTTAACAAGAAAACTTTTGATTGCACCGCTGGTAAGAGTTGACCTGCTTTCGCAATTAAAGCAAGAGAACTTCCAGCAGATGCTGGATCTTTGGAAAACATCTTGATTAATGCTATATATCATACCTGGTCCTCAAGTCAGAATACCTTAAACCAGCAACTTAGAACCAGGGATGTTCTACGAGAGACAAATCCATTTGTGGTTATGAtgccttaattaaaaaaaaaaaaaaaaaaagagcaccagTATCTTGCACAAGCCACCCACGTTCGTGGAAACTCCTGCACCTACTTACCACTGCAAAAACAGGAGACACGCTGGCTAAGGTGGCTTGGGAGGCCTCTGTTGTGACATGTTGATAAAATTTACCTGAATAAAAGACAAGACATATCTACTTCCAGCACGCTGCACTTTACCTTCAATTACGCCGTGCCCTGCTATAAGCCACCCACATAACGCACCGGCACCAAGAACCTCCGACCATGAGAAGGCCCCTACGAACTTGACACCGGCCCAGCAGAGCGCGGGCAGGCGGCCGATGCCGCACCGACTGCGGCTACAGCCGGGTTGGTTTCCCAGGCCCCGGCCGGGCtgtcaccctccctccctccctcgctcgcTCGCTCCTTCCCCGCCCGCGGGCCGGCACTGCGAGGCCTGCCGGGGCGCAcaggggggcggccgccggggccTGCCCGCAGGGGCCGGCCGGCGGCAGGCCCagcccgacccgacccgacccgacccgacccggcccggcccggcccggtccaGCGCAGCCCCGCCGCTTACCCGCCCAGCGCAGCCCCCGGGCGCACGGCGGCACCGCCACCCCCGCCGGCCggcccgggccccggcc includes these proteins:
- the MRS2 gene encoding magnesium transporter MRS2 homolog, mitochondrial isoform X2, which encodes MLGAGLLPRALGRPCGWAGGRSRLRAALGLPQGWGRGRGPGRPAGVAVPPCARGLRWAGKFYQHVTTEASQATLASVSPVFAVMKLDKEGNATFFEKKKTELYQELGLQARDLRFQHLMSIATRNNRIIMRMEFLKAVITPEFLLILDYRNLNLEHWLFNELASQLAGEGQLVTYSLPFEFRAIEAILQYRISKLQGRLNTLQPQILETLEALVDPKLLSVDRSKLHILLQNGKSLSELETDLKVFKETILEILDEEELIEELCLSKWTDPQVFEESTSGIDHAEEMELLLENYYRQAEDLANEARELRVLIDDSESIIFINLDSHRNVMMRLNLQLTMGTFSLSLFGLIGVAFGMNLESSLEE